Proteins encoded within one genomic window of Balaenoptera ricei isolate mBalRic1 chromosome 10, mBalRic1.hap2, whole genome shotgun sequence:
- the KCNA6 gene encoding potassium voltage-gated channel subfamily A member 6 produces MRSEKSLTLAAPGEVRGPEGEQQDAGDFPEAGGGGGCCSSERLVINISGLRFETQLRTLSLFPDTLLGDPGRRVRFFDPLRNEYFFDRNRPSFDAILYYYQSGGRLRRPVNVPLDIFLEEIRFYQLGDEALAAFREDEGCLPEGGVDEKPLPSQPFQRQVWLLFEYPESSGPARGIAIVSVLVILISIVIFCLETLPQFRADGRGGSDGGGVSPVSRGSQEEEEDEDDSYTFHPGITPGGMVAGGSSPLSTLGGSFFTDPFFLVETLCIVWFTFELLVRFSACPSKPAFFRNIMNIIDLVAIFPYFITLGTELVQQQEQPSASGGGGQNGQQAMSLAILRVIRLVRVFRIFKLSRHSKGLQILGKTLQASMRELGLLIFFLFIGVILFSSAVYFAEADDDDSLFPSIPDAFWWAVVTMTTVGYGDMYPMTVGGKIVGSLCAIAGVLTIALPVPVIVSNFNYFYHRETDHEEHGQYTHVTCGQPAPDLKAADSGLGKPEFSEATRERRPSYLPTPHRAYAEKRMLTEV; encoded by the coding sequence ATGCGATCGGAGAAGTCCCTTACGTTGGCGGCGCCGGGGGAGGTCCGTGGGCCGGAGGGGGAGCAACAGGATGCCGGAGACTTCCCggaggccggcggcggcggcggctgctgtAGTAGCGAGCGGCTGGTCATCAACATCTCCGGGCTGCGCTTCGAGACGCAGCTGCGCACCCTGTCGCTCTTCCCCGACACGCTCCTGGGGGACCCCGGCCGCCGCGTCCGCTTCTTCGACCCGCTGAGGAACGAGTACTTCTTCGACCGCAACCGGCCCAGCTTCGACGCCATCCTCTACTACTACCAGTCGGGGGGCCGGTTGCGGAGGCCGGTCAACGTGCCACTGGACATCTTCCTGGAGGAGATCCGCTTCTACCAGCTCGGGGACGAGGCCCTGGCTGCCTTCCGCGAGGACGAGGGCTGCCTGCCCGAGGGTGGCGTGGACGAGAAGCCACTGCCCTCCCAGCCCTTCCAGCGCCAGGTGTGGCTGCTCTTCGAGTATCCGGAGAGCTCGGGGCCCGCCCGGGGCATCGCCATCGTCTCGGTCCTGGTCATCCTCATCTCCATCGTCATCTTTTGCCTGGAGACGCTGCCGCAGTTCCGTGCAGATGGTCGAGGCGGAAGCGATGGTGGTGGTGTCTCCCCAGTGTCCCGGGGCagtcaggaggaagaggaggatgaagaCGATTCCTATACATTTCATCCTGGCATCACCCCCGGGGGAATGGTGGCAGGGGGCTCATCCCCACTAAGTACTCTTGGGGGCTCCTTCTTCACCGACCCCTTTTTTCTGGTGGAGACGCTGTGCATCGTCTGGTTCACCTTTGAGCTGCTGGTGCGCTTCTCCGCCTGCCCCAGCAAGCCGGCCTTCTTCCGCAACATCATGAACATCATCGACTTGGTGGCCATCTTCCCCTACTTCATCACCCTGGGCACCGAGCTGGTGCAGCAACAGGAGCAGCCGTCAGCCAGTGGAGGCGGTGGCCAGAACGGGCAGCAGGCCATGTCCCTGGCCATCCTCAGAGTGATCCGCCTGGTCCGGGTGTTCCGCATCTTCAAGCTGTCCCGCCACTCCAAGGGGCTGCAGATCCTGGGCAAGACCCTGCAGGCCTCCATGCGGGAGCTGGGTCTGctcatcttcttcctcttcatcgGGGTCATCCTCTTCTCCAGCGCCGTCTACTTCGCAGAGGCTGACGATGATGATTCACTCTTTCCCAGCATCCCAGATGCCTTCTGGTGGGCGGTGGTTACCATGACCACGGTAGGTTACGGGGACATGTACCCCATGACGGTGGGGGGCAAGATCGTGGGCTCGCTGTGTGCCATCGCCGGGGTCCTCACCATCGCCCTGCCCGTGCCCGTCATCGTCTCCAACttcaactacttctaccaccgggaGACGGACCACGAGGAGCACGGCCAGTATACCCACGTCACCTGTGGGCAGCCGGCCCCGGACCTGAAGGCAGCTGACAGTGGACTTGGCAAGCCTGAGTTCTCGGAGGCCACCCGGGAGCGGAGACCCAGCTACCTTCCCACTCCACATCGGGCATATGCCGAGAAAAGGATGCTCACTGAAGTTTGA